A part of Labrys wisconsinensis genomic DNA contains:
- a CDS encoding DUF5691 domain-containing protein, producing MTELSRGDLDGLRQAMLLGTARRPLAPPQALAPLLAAAPEADPALALLALAGQRLRFERAAVPSPEMPEAARRLHADPRPLLPASARRTLSRLVGVTDKALAPAVVPAALRRLARAGFRPHPFDLPRLLPFVQAAPESHGLAERAFIALADTPEEGRAGLAGEIDAENWTGFPKAHRRLFLGRLRRHDPAAGRALLEGVFPSETAAMRAELLAALAVGLGPDDLPFLQTLAGDRADSVKTVAARLAARVAGTSGHAARLADAAACFRREAGAGRSILRLLGVGGEGRVTFVAPGGVKPAEQHGAVLRLFEGLSLPALCAQAGLDIGALLAALPEDDVVFWALHATAVEEADATSLSALTERRLGQGQAYPSAFVLTRLAAHAPAPLSAGAARALLQGAAWQALLQHYRAADTPAQLKDDGRLVLTAALLPASALPAFLEAIGPLQAGTTRAARALAEFVAGIDS from the coding sequence ATGACGGAGCTGAGCCGCGGCGACCTCGACGGCCTCAGACAGGCCATGCTGCTGGGCACGGCGCGTCGCCCGCTCGCGCCGCCGCAGGCTCTTGCGCCGCTCCTCGCCGCCGCGCCCGAGGCCGATCCCGCGCTGGCCCTGCTGGCGCTCGCCGGCCAGCGCCTGCGCTTCGAGCGAGCCGCCGTGCCGAGCCCCGAGATGCCCGAAGCGGCGCGGCGCCTGCATGCCGATCCGCGCCCGCTGCTCCCTGCCTCGGCGCGGCGGACCCTCTCCCGCCTCGTCGGCGTCACCGACAAGGCGCTGGCTCCCGCCGTCGTCCCGGCGGCACTGCGCCGTCTCGCCCGCGCCGGCTTCCGGCCGCATCCCTTCGACCTGCCCCGGCTCCTGCCGTTCGTCCAGGCCGCCCCCGAGAGCCACGGTCTCGCCGAGCGGGCCTTCATCGCCCTGGCCGACACCCCGGAGGAGGGCCGCGCCGGCCTGGCCGGGGAGATCGACGCGGAAAACTGGACCGGCTTTCCCAAGGCCCATCGCCGCCTGTTCCTCGGCCGCCTGCGCCGGCACGATCCGGCGGCCGGCCGGGCGCTGCTCGAAGGCGTGTTCCCGTCGGAGACGGCCGCCATGCGTGCCGAGCTCCTGGCGGCGCTCGCCGTCGGCCTCGGTCCCGACGACCTGCCCTTCCTGCAGACCCTGGCGGGCGACCGGGCCGACAGCGTCAAGACCGTGGCGGCGAGGCTGGCGGCGCGGGTCGCCGGCACGTCGGGCCATGCCGCCCGCCTCGCCGATGCGGCCGCCTGCTTCCGGCGGGAGGCGGGCGCCGGCCGCAGCATCCTGCGCCTCCTCGGCGTCGGTGGCGAGGGTCGGGTGACCTTCGTCGCGCCCGGCGGCGTCAAGCCCGCGGAGCAGCACGGCGCCGTGCTGCGCCTGTTCGAGGGGCTCTCCCTCCCCGCCCTCTGCGCCCAGGCCGGTCTCGACATCGGGGCGCTGCTCGCTGCCCTGCCGGAGGACGACGTCGTCTTCTGGGCCCTGCACGCGACCGCCGTGGAGGAGGCCGACGCAACCAGCCTTTCGGCGCTGACCGAGCGCAGGCTCGGGCAGGGACAGGCCTATCCATCGGCCTTCGTCCTGACCCGGCTCGCGGCCCATGCGCCCGCCCCGCTCTCCGCCGGCGCCGCCCGGGCCCTGCTGCAGGGGGCGGCGTGGCAGGCCCTGCTGCAGCACTATCGCGCGGCGGATACGCCGGCGCAGCTCAAGGACGACGGCCGGCTCGTCCTCACCGCCGCGCTGCTGCCGGCCTCCGCTCTGCCGGCCTTCCTGGAGGCCATCGGCCCGCTGCAGGCCGGCACCACCCGTGCGGCGCGGGCCTTGGCGGAGTTCGTCGCCGGGATCGACTCATGA
- a CDS encoding ATP-binding protein: MTNPDAPKPDAPKPDASKAGAQLRGAAEDLFGHELAALAAEDERARPANWRLSPQAVVTYLMGGRTRSGVEVSPKYIGNRRLIETAVATLATDRALLLLGVPGTAKSWVSEHLAAAISGSSQMLVQCTAGSDENQIRYGWNYAILLAKGPSREALVATPLMRAMEQGRIVRFEELTRMGSDVQDTLITVLSEKTLPIPEIDGAVHASRGFNLIATANNRDKGVNELSSALKRRFNVVALPLPASIEEEQAIVVKRVAEIGSSLELPEIEPAEREIARVVTIFRELRDGQTLNGKLRLKTPTGSLSTAEAIAVTIGAWAEAGHFGTGVIDAQSLAANIVGAVVKDPVQDRVVMQEYLETVVRERKDWTDLYTAIREVM, encoded by the coding sequence ATGACTAATCCTGACGCACCCAAGCCTGACGCACCCAAGCCTGACGCATCGAAGGCCGGCGCCCAGCTGCGCGGCGCCGCCGAGGACCTGTTCGGCCACGAGCTTGCCGCCCTCGCCGCCGAGGACGAGCGCGCTCGCCCCGCCAATTGGCGCCTCTCGCCCCAGGCGGTCGTGACCTATCTCATGGGCGGCCGGACCCGGTCGGGCGTCGAGGTCAGCCCGAAATATATCGGCAACCGCCGGCTGATCGAAACCGCCGTGGCGACGCTCGCCACCGACCGGGCCCTCCTGCTGCTCGGCGTGCCGGGCACCGCCAAGTCCTGGGTGTCGGAGCACCTGGCCGCCGCCATCTCCGGCTCCTCGCAGATGCTGGTGCAGTGCACCGCCGGCAGCGACGAGAACCAGATCCGCTACGGCTGGAACTACGCGATCCTGCTGGCCAAGGGCCCCTCGCGCGAGGCGCTGGTGGCAACCCCGCTGATGCGCGCCATGGAGCAGGGCCGGATCGTGCGCTTCGAGGAGCTGACGCGCATGGGCTCGGACGTGCAGGACACCCTCATCACCGTGCTCTCGGAGAAGACCCTGCCGATCCCGGAGATCGACGGCGCGGTCCATGCCAGCCGCGGCTTCAACCTCATCGCCACCGCCAACAATCGCGACAAGGGCGTCAACGAGCTCTCCTCGGCCTTGAAGCGCCGTTTCAACGTGGTGGCGCTGCCGCTGCCGGCCAGCATCGAGGAGGAGCAGGCGATCGTGGTCAAGCGCGTCGCCGAGATCGGCTCCAGCCTCGAGCTGCCGGAGATCGAGCCGGCCGAGCGCGAGATCGCCCGCGTGGTGACGATCTTCCGCGAGCTGCGCGATGGCCAGACGCTGAACGGCAAGCTCAGGCTGAAGACCCCCACCGGCTCGCTCTCGACCGCCGAGGCGATCGCCGTCACCATCGGCGCCTGGGCCGAGGCCGGCCATTTCGGCACCGGCGTGATCGATGCCCAGAGCCTCGCCGCCAACATCGTCGGCGCGGTGGTCAAGGACCCGGTGCAGGACCGCGTGGTGATGCAGGAATATCTCGAGACCGTCGTGCGCGAGCGCAAGGACTGGACGGATCTCTACACGGCGATCCGCGAGGTGATGTGA
- a CDS encoding DUF5682 family protein, producing the protein MAPADRLHLFGIRHHGPGSARNLVTALDALDPTLVLIEGPADVSDLIVHAGSPGMVPPLAILVHAGDDPANASFYPFAVYSPEWQAMRWAAARGRAARFIDLPAEIRLAKTPDPDPAEPDGGEPAEEAVPAPADVEALAIRRDPLAYLAGIAGYRDSEAWWNALIEQGAGGPAVFAAIEAAMTELRRHADASAAEPDEDRVLEQRREAHMRLAVAAALRETEGPVAVVCGAWHLPALRLRRPQAEDRALLKGLPKVKVSATWVPWTETRLASASGYAAGVASPGWYAHLWNEVERGRDAPALPVRDATARWQVRVAALLRRHGRPASTASVIEAARLAQALAGLRDLAVPGLEEMREASLATLCLGEPAPMALIETELVVGRAVGAIDESVPQMPLAADLARWQKRLKLKPEALDEDVSLDLRTEAGLAKSLLLHRLALIRVPWGRLQGAGSSRGTFRENWRLRWEPEFSVRLAEALVHGTTVEQAAGNAAVAAARDAPALAGVSDIVRSCLLAGLDAAARTTIALLQARAAGSSDVATLAGAVPPLAAVLRYGTARAIPAAELQLLVVSLAEAVCAGLVHACRRLQPAEAEALRRTLAALDEALALLDRAATSEAWLGALHALADDGEGDELLRGFAVRALYDRGAMPAEAAAACFSRALSPSVPPLEAGRWLEGFLAHAGQVLLHDAALRAMIDRWLVALDEEPFVAVLPMLRRAFGAIDRGERRRMLDLARRPADDGPAAARPPTSAAAEAPGFAAALPLLLTILGLDAETGS; encoded by the coding sequence ATGGCGCCGGCGGACCGGCTGCATCTCTTCGGCATCCGCCATCACGGGCCGGGCTCGGCGCGCAATCTCGTCACCGCGCTCGACGCCCTCGACCCGACGCTCGTGCTCATCGAAGGGCCGGCGGACGTCTCCGATCTGATCGTCCATGCCGGGTCGCCCGGCATGGTGCCGCCCCTCGCCATCCTGGTGCACGCCGGGGACGATCCCGCCAACGCCAGCTTCTATCCCTTCGCCGTCTATTCCCCGGAATGGCAGGCCATGCGCTGGGCCGCCGCCCGAGGGCGGGCCGCGCGCTTCATCGATCTGCCGGCCGAAATCCGCCTGGCGAAGACGCCGGATCCCGACCCCGCGGAGCCGGACGGGGGCGAGCCGGCAGAGGAGGCCGTGCCGGCGCCCGCCGACGTCGAGGCCCTCGCCATCCGGCGCGACCCGCTCGCCTATCTCGCCGGCATCGCCGGCTACAGGGACAGCGAGGCCTGGTGGAACGCCCTGATCGAGCAGGGAGCCGGCGGGCCGGCCGTGTTCGCGGCGATCGAGGCCGCGATGACCGAGCTGCGCCGCCATGCCGACGCGAGCGCCGCGGAGCCCGACGAGGACCGCGTGCTCGAGCAGCGGCGCGAGGCCCATATGCGCCTTGCCGTCGCGGCGGCGCTGCGGGAGACGGAGGGGCCGGTCGCGGTCGTCTGCGGCGCCTGGCATCTGCCGGCTCTGCGGCTGCGGCGGCCGCAGGCCGAGGACCGGGCGCTGCTCAAGGGGCTGCCCAAGGTGAAGGTTTCCGCGACCTGGGTGCCCTGGACCGAGACGCGGCTGGCCAGCGCCAGCGGCTATGCCGCCGGCGTCGCCTCGCCGGGCTGGTACGCCCATCTGTGGAACGAGGTCGAACGCGGCCGCGATGCGCCGGCGCTGCCGGTGCGCGACGCGACCGCCCGTTGGCAGGTACGGGTGGCGGCGCTGCTGCGCCGGCACGGCCGGCCGGCCTCCACCGCCTCGGTGATCGAGGCGGCGCGCCTGGCGCAGGCGCTCGCCGGCCTGCGCGATCTCGCCGTGCCCGGCCTGGAGGAGATGCGGGAGGCCAGCCTCGCCACGCTCTGCCTGGGCGAGCCGGCGCCGATGGCGCTGATCGAGACCGAGCTCGTGGTCGGCCGCGCGGTCGGCGCGATCGACGAGAGCGTGCCGCAGATGCCGCTCGCGGCCGATCTCGCCCGCTGGCAGAAGCGGCTGAAGCTCAAGCCCGAGGCCCTCGACGAGGACGTCTCGCTCGACCTGCGCACCGAGGCCGGCCTCGCCAAATCGCTGCTTCTCCACCGGCTCGCGCTGATCCGCGTGCCCTGGGGCCGGCTGCAGGGGGCGGGCTCGAGCCGCGGCACCTTCCGCGAGAACTGGCGCCTGCGCTGGGAGCCGGAATTCTCGGTCCGCCTCGCCGAGGCGCTCGTGCATGGCACGACGGTCGAGCAGGCCGCCGGCAACGCCGCCGTCGCCGCCGCGCGCGACGCGCCAGCCCTGGCGGGGGTCTCCGACATCGTCCGCAGCTGCCTGCTCGCCGGCCTCGATGCCGCCGCGCGCACCACCATCGCGCTCCTGCAGGCGCGCGCCGCCGGTTCCAGCGACGTGGCGACGCTGGCCGGCGCCGTCCCGCCGCTCGCGGCCGTGCTGCGCTACGGCACCGCCCGGGCCATTCCCGCGGCGGAGCTGCAGCTCCTGGTGGTCAGCCTGGCCGAGGCGGTCTGCGCCGGGCTGGTGCATGCCTGCCGCCGCCTTCAGCCGGCGGAGGCCGAGGCCCTGCGCCGCACGCTCGCGGCGCTGGACGAGGCTCTGGCGCTGCTCGACCGCGCCGCCACCAGCGAAGCCTGGCTCGGCGCCCTGCATGCGCTTGCCGATGACGGCGAGGGCGACGAGCTCCTGCGCGGCTTCGCCGTCCGCGCACTCTATGACCGTGGGGCCATGCCGGCGGAGGCGGCTGCGGCCTGCTTCTCCCGCGCCTTGTCGCCGTCCGTGCCGCCGCTCGAGGCCGGGCGCTGGCTGGAGGGCTTCCTCGCCCATGCCGGGCAGGTGCTGCTGCACGACGCGGCCCTGCGCGCCATGATCGACCGCTGGCTGGTCGCGCTCGACGAGGAGCCCTTCGTCGCGGTGCTGCCGATGCTGCGCCGTGCCTTCGGTGCGATCGACCGGGGCGAACGCCGCCGCATGCTCGACCTGGCCCGCCGGCCCGCCGACGACGGACCGGCGGCGGCCCGGCCGCCGACATCCGCCGCGGCGGAGGCGCCGGGCTTCGCGGCGGCGCTGCCGCTCCTGCTGACCATCCTGGGCCTGGATGCGGAGACGGGATCGTGA
- a CDS encoding VWA domain-containing protein: protein MSALSEDDEAGRLRRWRLALGGDDAEGLGERDRRLDQALAGLYDTGPDSGGRRAGLGASAPRVARWLGDIREFFPASVVQVMQKDAFDRLGLKQMLLEPEFLAALEPDVHLIADLVALRSAMPEKAKDTARQVVAKVVAELMARLESRTVEMVRGALNRQRRTSRPRFPDIDWPRTIARNLRHWQAEHRTIVPERLVGYGRSARRSHAEEVILCVDQSGSMATSVVYSSIFAAVLASIPAIATRLVVFDTAVLDLSEELKDPVEVLFGVQLGGGTDINQALAFCERLVLEPARTHLVLITDLYEGGNAAEMLARARSLVAAGVNLIVLLALNDDGRPGYDARHAAAFAALGAPVFACSPDQFPDLMAAALKREDIAAWAAARDIALIRADGEAG, encoded by the coding sequence GTGAGCGCGCTTTCCGAAGACGACGAGGCCGGACGGCTGCGGCGCTGGCGCCTCGCCCTCGGCGGCGATGACGCCGAAGGCCTCGGCGAGCGCGACCGGCGGCTCGATCAGGCGCTCGCCGGGCTCTACGACACCGGGCCGGACAGCGGCGGGCGCCGCGCCGGCCTCGGCGCCTCGGCGCCGCGCGTCGCCCGCTGGCTCGGCGACATCCGGGAATTCTTTCCCGCCAGCGTCGTGCAGGTGATGCAGAAGGACGCGTTCGACCGCCTCGGCCTGAAGCAGATGCTGCTGGAGCCGGAGTTCCTTGCCGCGCTGGAGCCGGACGTGCACCTCATCGCCGATCTGGTCGCGCTACGGTCGGCCATGCCGGAAAAGGCCAAGGATACGGCGCGCCAGGTGGTGGCCAAGGTGGTCGCCGAGCTGATGGCGCGTCTGGAGAGCCGGACGGTGGAGATGGTCCGCGGCGCCCTCAACCGCCAGCGGCGCACGAGCCGGCCGCGCTTTCCCGACATCGACTGGCCGCGCACCATCGCGCGCAACCTTCGGCACTGGCAGGCCGAGCACCGCACCATCGTGCCCGAACGCCTCGTCGGCTACGGCCGCAGCGCCCGCCGCTCCCATGCCGAGGAGGTGATCCTGTGCGTGGACCAGTCAGGCTCGATGGCGACCTCGGTGGTCTATTCCTCGATCTTCGCGGCCGTGCTGGCCTCGATTCCGGCGATCGCCACCAGGCTGGTGGTGTTCGACACGGCCGTGCTCGACCTCAGCGAGGAGCTGAAGGACCCGGTCGAGGTGCTGTTCGGCGTCCAGCTCGGCGGCGGCACCGACATCAACCAGGCCCTGGCCTTCTGCGAGCGCCTGGTGCTCGAGCCGGCGAGGACGCATCTGGTGCTGATCACCGATCTCTATGAGGGCGGCAACGCCGCCGAGATGCTGGCCCGGGCCCGCTCGCTCGTCGCCGCCGGCGTCAACCTGATCGTCCTGCTCGCGCTCAACGACGATGGCCGTCCGGGCTACGATGCCCGGCATGCCGCGGCCTTCGCCGCCCTGGGTGCGCCGGTTTTCGCCTGCTCGCCCGACCAGTTCCCCGACCTGATGGCGGCCGCGCTCAAGCGCGAGGACATCGCCGCCTGGGCCGCCGCCCGGGACATCGCGCTGATCCGTGCGGACGGCGAGGCGGGATAG
- the clpS gene encoding ATP-dependent Clp protease adapter ClpS → MSDINVQPRTKVAPKTQRPRLYKVILVNDDFTPREFVVLVLKAEFRMNEGQAHRVMLTAHKRGVCVVGVFAKDIAETRATRATDAGRSRGYPLLFTTEPEE, encoded by the coding sequence GTGAGCGACATCAACGTCCAGCCGCGCACCAAGGTCGCGCCGAAGACACAACGCCCGCGCCTGTACAAGGTCATCCTCGTCAACGACGACTTCACGCCGCGCGAGTTCGTCGTCCTGGTCCTCAAGGCGGAGTTCCGGATGAACGAAGGCCAGGCCCATCGCGTCATGCTGACCGCGCACAAGCGCGGCGTCTGCGTGGTCGGCGTCTTCGCCAAGGACATTGCCGAGACGCGGGCGACGCGCGCGACCGACGCCGGCCGCAGCCGCGGCTATCCCCTGCTGTTCACCACCGAGCCGGAGGAATAG
- a CDS encoding recombinase family protein, with amino-acid sequence MRTAIAYIRVPAAGQKRPGLDIEAQRRTLRSFAEAEGIRIIGEHIEVDAGRGGEAIEHRPHLAAAMASARVARCPILVSRLDRLSGDVAVISGLMAQEIPFVIAEAGVEALPFMMRLYDELPPKARTLISERTKAALAAPRLDGRRPGNPRLVETAAVLGRAAVKANADAFAASLVPVIETIQASGITSYDAIAAALNARGIHTRRQGKWHAATVRNLLLRKVNLAAR; translated from the coding sequence ATGAGAACTGCCATTGCCTATATTCGTGTTCCCGCAGCAGGGCAGAAGCGCCCCGGCCTGGACATCGAGGCTCAGCGCCGCACGCTCCGCAGCTTCGCCGAGGCGGAGGGCATCCGGATCATCGGCGAGCATATCGAGGTGGATGCCGGCAGGGGAGGCGAGGCCATCGAGCATCGGCCGCACCTGGCTGCGGCCATGGCTTCGGCGCGCGTCGCCCGCTGCCCCATCCTGGTCAGCCGGCTGGATCGCCTGTCGGGCGACGTGGCGGTGATCTCCGGCCTGATGGCGCAGGAGATCCCCTTCGTCATCGCCGAAGCCGGCGTCGAGGCGCTGCCGTTCATGATGCGGCTCTATGACGAGCTGCCGCCGAAGGCGCGGACCCTCATCTCGGAGCGGACCAAGGCGGCGCTCGCCGCGCCGAGGCTGGACGGCCGGCGGCCGGGCAATCCGCGGCTGGTCGAGACGGCGGCCGTGTTGGGCCGGGCCGCGGTGAAGGCCAATGCCGACGCCTTCGCGGCCTCGCTGGTGCCGGTGATCGAGACCATCCAGGCCAGCGGCATCACCAGCTACGATGCCATCGCCGCGGCCCTCAACGCCCGCGGCATCCATACGCGCCGCCAGGGCAAGTGGCACGCCGCCACGGTGCGCAACCTCTTGCTGCGCAAGGTGAACCTGGCCGCGCGCTGA
- a CDS encoding tetratricopeptide repeat protein has protein sequence MRTTLSPGVLLLLLVLCGPASAAPARDNYAACNGGKDHAGIISACSWVLARGGRESANNRKIAFFYRGLAYQVSDHLDQAIDDYHKALALDAAYGPAIQNLSVGLNKRGSDAFNRGDYDSALAAFEESVRLDPKNAVSVSNRAAAHLKKGELGLALADCTEGIALDPKYILARDICGRTYLAQHDNANAVAAFTQAFALDLHFSDGEPLSMADALKQAQAALPPPAGAR, from the coding sequence ATGCGCACGACCCTGTCCCCGGGTGTTCTCCTCCTGCTCCTCGTCCTGTGCGGCCCCGCGTCCGCCGCTCCGGCGCGGGACAATTATGCCGCCTGCAATGGCGGGAAAGATCATGCCGGCATCATCTCGGCCTGTTCCTGGGTGCTCGCCCGGGGCGGCCGGGAATCCGCCAACAACCGCAAGATCGCCTTCTTCTATCGCGGCCTCGCCTATCAGGTGAGCGACCATCTCGACCAGGCGATCGACGACTACCACAAGGCCCTGGCGCTGGACGCCGCCTATGGCCCGGCGATCCAGAACCTCTCGGTCGGTCTCAACAAGCGCGGCAGCGATGCGTTCAACCGCGGCGACTATGACTCCGCGCTGGCGGCGTTCGAGGAGTCCGTCCGGCTGGACCCGAAAAACGCGGTCAGCGTCAGCAACCGGGCTGCGGCCCATCTGAAGAAGGGCGAGCTGGGGCTGGCGCTGGCCGACTGCACGGAAGGTATCGCCCTCGATCCCAAATACATCCTCGCCCGGGATATCTGCGGCCGCACCTACCTCGCCCAGCACGACAATGCCAATGCCGTGGCTGCCTTCACCCAGGCCTTTGCCCTCGATCTGCATTTCAGCGACGGCGAGCCCCTCTCGATGGCGGACGCGCTGAAGCAGGCCCAGGCCGCCCTGCCGCCGCCGGCTGGCGCGCGGTGA
- a CDS encoding caspase family protein translates to MRTTLPPGVLLLLLALCGSASAAPAQDNYAACNGGNDHAGIISACSWILDRGDGESVSNRKNAFFYRGLAYQVTDRLDQAIDDYHKALALDAAFGPAIQNLTVGLNSRASAALDHGDSGGALAAYDESIRLNPKNAVTFGNRAVVHLRRDELGLAVADCMESAALDPKYILARDVCGRAYLAQHDYANAVTAFTQAFVLDPHFSDGEPLSMADALKQAQAALAPPTGATVPAGGGPPSAGPPEVRVALVIGNSHYAAVGALPNPQRDADLVAAALRQDGFTSVVTVDDLSRQAFVAVLRDFEAKADKADWAVVYYAGHGLEIGGVNYLVPVDARLESDRDVPDEAIPLDRILSAVSGAGKLRLIVLDACRNNPFLAQMKRTSAERSVGRGLARVEPDQATLIAYSAKDGSTAEDGDGGDSPFAAALAKRFVEPDVEINKVFREVREDVLKETGRRQEPFVYGSLPPTDFYFTTGKAH, encoded by the coding sequence ATGCGCACGACCCTGCCCCCGGGTGTTCTCCTCCTGCTCCTCGCCCTGTGCGGCTCCGCGTCCGCCGCTCCGGCGCAGGACAACTATGCCGCCTGCAATGGCGGGAATGATCATGCCGGCATCATCTCGGCCTGCTCCTGGATTCTCGACCGGGGCGACGGAGAATCCGTCTCCAACCGCAAGAACGCCTTCTTCTATCGCGGTCTCGCCTATCAGGTGACCGACCGTCTCGACCAGGCGATCGACGACTACCACAAGGCCCTGGCGCTGGACGCGGCCTTCGGCCCGGCGATCCAGAACCTGACGGTCGGCCTCAACAGCCGCGCCAGCGCTGCGCTCGACCACGGCGACTCTGGCGGGGCGCTGGCAGCGTACGACGAGTCCATCCGCCTGAACCCGAAGAACGCGGTCACCTTCGGCAACCGGGCGGTGGTTCACCTGAGGAGGGACGAGCTCGGACTGGCCGTGGCCGACTGCATGGAGAGCGCCGCCCTCGATCCCAAATATATCCTCGCCAGGGACGTTTGTGGCCGGGCCTACCTCGCCCAGCACGACTATGCCAATGCCGTGACGGCCTTCACCCAGGCCTTCGTCCTCGACCCGCATTTCAGCGACGGCGAGCCCCTCTCCATGGCGGATGCGCTGAAGCAGGCCCAGGCAGCCCTGGCGCCGCCGACAGGCGCGACGGTGCCCGCAGGGGGCGGCCCGCCTTCGGCCGGGCCCCCCGAGGTGCGCGTCGCCTTGGTGATCGGCAATTCCCACTACGCCGCCGTGGGGGCCCTGCCCAATCCGCAGCGCGACGCGGACCTCGTCGCCGCGGCCCTGCGGCAGGACGGCTTCACCTCGGTCGTCACCGTGGACGACCTCTCGCGCCAGGCCTTCGTCGCGGTGCTGCGCGACTTCGAGGCCAAGGCCGACAAGGCCGACTGGGCCGTGGTCTACTATGCCGGCCACGGCCTGGAGATTGGCGGCGTCAACTATCTCGTGCCGGTCGACGCCCGGCTGGAGAGCGATCGCGACGTGCCGGACGAGGCCATCCCGCTCGACCGGATCCTGTCCGCCGTCTCGGGTGCCGGCAAGCTGCGGCTGATCGTGCTCGACGCCTGCCGCAACAATCCCTTCCTGGCCCAGATGAAGCGGACCTCAGCCGAGCGCTCGGTCGGCCGAGGCCTGGCCCGGGTCGAGCCCGACCAGGCCACGCTCATCGCCTATTCCGCCAAGGACGGCAGCACCGCCGAGGACGGCGACGGCGGGGACAGCCCGTTCGCGGCGGCCCTGGCCAAGCGTTTCGTCGAACCGGACGTCGAGATCAACAAGGTGTTCCGCGAGGTCCGCGAGGACGTGCTGAAGGAGACCGGCCGCCGGCAGGAGCCCTTCGTCTACGGCTCGCTGCCGCCGACCGATTTCTATTTCACCACCGGCAAAGCCCACTGA
- a CDS encoding vWA domain-containing protein: protein MIARAGLALRRLFALVVLALVLPSGAWAAEDGARVVLVLDASGSMWSRIGNQTKIEIARDTVGTILKDWRPQDQLGLVVYGHRRKGDCGDIEVVKPVGPVDPAALMATVGAISPKGRTPMTQAVRVAADQLAGVEGPASVILVSDGLETCQADPCAVAAELKARDIGLTVHTVGFDIQDPDATNQLACMAEKTGGLALTAANAGELVAAIQKAVAVAQAPAAPAPPPAPSPPKEEPQPEWNLTGSVRLSADDDPLVGKEGISWAFYKPAPAGVEPEHVDTVYEPDIRARLEPGDYVAAVEVGAVKFRQQVTIAAGRMNRLDVVLNAGRLGLRAKRTESVTAQGDVVWKVSRKGVDEAIYTAYDPETSTVIPAGEYSVELTLGAAKLTRDVEIAPGDTTAVEIVAGVGRLKGRVTFSPGGPAVKDPHVEILPGAQPVEDEKSVADAYAGEPQFDLPAGSYRARVSVDGVNRSFPFEIRPGDSLDLVLPIDAGVAAFEAPGADSVKILASGEDIYGDQSNDLTTLYTLPGSYVLPVGRYKAVAVKGDAKVEAEFEVTAGKRTVTTLQVP, encoded by the coding sequence ATGATCGCACGCGCCGGCCTTGCACTCCGCCGTCTCTTCGCTCTCGTTGTCCTCGCTCTGGTCCTGCCGTCCGGGGCCTGGGCGGCCGAGGACGGCGCCCGCGTCGTGCTGGTGCTCGACGCCTCCGGCTCGATGTGGAGCCGCATCGGCAACCAGACCAAGATCGAGATCGCCCGCGACACCGTCGGCACCATCCTGAAGGACTGGCGGCCGCAGGATCAGCTCGGCCTCGTCGTCTACGGCCATCGCCGCAAGGGTGACTGCGGCGACATCGAGGTGGTGAAGCCGGTCGGCCCGGTCGACCCCGCCGCCCTGATGGCGACGGTCGGCGCGATCTCGCCCAAGGGCAGGACGCCGATGACGCAGGCCGTGCGCGTGGCGGCCGACCAGCTCGCGGGGGTCGAGGGGCCGGCCAGCGTGATCCTGGTGTCCGACGGCCTGGAGACCTGCCAGGCCGATCCCTGCGCGGTGGCGGCGGAGCTGAAGGCCCGGGACATCGGCCTCACCGTCCACACCGTCGGCTTCGACATCCAGGACCCGGACGCGACGAACCAGCTCGCCTGCATGGCCGAGAAGACCGGCGGCCTCGCCCTCACCGCCGCCAATGCCGGCGAGCTCGTCGCGGCGATCCAGAAGGCGGTGGCCGTGGCGCAGGCACCTGCCGCGCCGGCGCCGCCGCCGGCTCCTTCGCCGCCCAAGGAGGAGCCGCAGCCCGAATGGAACCTGACCGGCTCGGTTCGGCTGTCCGCCGACGACGATCCGCTCGTCGGCAAGGAGGGCATCTCCTGGGCCTTCTACAAGCCGGCGCCGGCTGGCGTTGAGCCGGAGCATGTCGACACCGTCTATGAACCCGACATCCGCGCCCGGCTCGAACCGGGCGACTACGTCGCCGCCGTCGAGGTGGGAGCGGTGAAGTTCCGGCAGCAGGTGACCATCGCCGCGGGCCGGATGAACCGGCTCGACGTCGTGCTGAACGCCGGCCGGCTGGGGCTCAGGGCCAAGCGCACCGAATCCGTCACCGCTCAGGGCGACGTGGTCTGGAAGGTGAGCCGCAAGGGCGTGGACGAGGCAATCTACACCGCCTATGACCCTGAGACCTCGACCGTCATTCCCGCCGGCGAATACAGCGTGGAGCTGACGCTCGGCGCGGCAAAGCTGACGCGCGACGTCGAGATCGCGCCCGGCGACACCACGGCGGTCGAGATCGTCGCCGGCGTCGGCCGGCTCAAGGGCAGGGTCACCTTCTCACCCGGCGGCCCGGCGGTGAAGGACCCCCATGTCGAGATCCTGCCGGGCGCCCAGCCGGTGGAGGACGAAAAGAGCGTGGCCGACGCCTATGCCGGCGAGCCGCAGTTCGACCTGCCGGCCGGGAGCTACCGCGCCCGCGTCAGCGTCGACGGCGTGAACCGCAGCTTTCCCTTCGAGATCAGGCCGGGCGACAGCCTGGATCTGGTGCTGCCGATCGATGCCGGCGTCGCCGCCTTCGAGGCGCCCGGGGCCGACAGCGTCAAGATCCTGGCGTCCGGCGAGGACATCTACGGCGACCAGAGCAACGACCTCACCACGCTCTACACCCTGCCGGGCAGCTATGTGCTGCCGGTCGGCAGGTACAAGGCCGTCGCCGTCAAGGGCGATGCCAAGGTCGAGGCCGAGTTCGAGGTCACGGCCGGCAAGCGCACGGTGACGACGCTGCAGGTGCCCTGA